The following coding sequences lie in one Chryseobacterium arthrosphaerae genomic window:
- a CDS encoding polysaccharide biosynthesis/export family protein, translated as MMKNFKYLFLILPFLVTSCITTKDVRYLQPSESLVINEEGLVPYNIPVYRITKNDILNLNIVTTPKGDAAQFYSSYNTSGGLNAGIGISSALSGGGGVGGGANGGGAGSRGGNMNFYFNGLKVDSNGDINIFGIGYVKAEGRTLDDITKEIQQKVNENFQEGKSEVRLNTDGITYYILGDVETTGLSGEKVAHKNTLTITEALAINGGLNRTIDKKEVVIHRKLPEGIKIAKIDLTREDLMNSPYYYVQNGDEIYLNTRAKSLNGFGKDPIQTLTTGVSVITTALSIYLLLKNL; from the coding sequence ATGATGAAGAACTTTAAGTATTTATTTTTAATATTACCTTTTTTAGTGACCTCATGCATCACAACAAAAGATGTGAGGTATCTGCAGCCAAGCGAAAGTCTTGTCATCAACGAAGAAGGTCTTGTTCCCTACAACATTCCTGTGTACAGGATTACAAAAAATGATATTCTCAACCTGAATATTGTAACAACTCCCAAAGGAGATGCTGCACAGTTCTACTCTTCTTACAACACTTCCGGAGGATTAAACGCCGGAATTGGAATAAGTTCTGCTTTATCTGGAGGCGGAGGAGTAGGAGGCGGAGCAAACGGCGGTGGAGCCGGATCCCGGGGCGGAAATATGAACTTCTACTTTAACGGCCTGAAAGTTGACTCCAACGGTGATATCAATATTTTTGGAATAGGATATGTAAAAGCAGAAGGAAGAACCCTTGATGATATTACAAAAGAAATCCAGCAGAAAGTCAACGAAAACTTCCAGGAAGGAAAATCCGAAGTCAGACTGAATACTGACGGAATTACATATTATATTCTCGGAGATGTAGAAACAACAGGACTTTCCGGAGAAAAAGTAGCACACAAAAATACCCTTACCATTACTGAAGCTTTGGCAATCAATGGAGGACTGAACAGGACCATTGATAAAAAAGAAGTGGTGATTCACAGAAAACTTCCGGAAGGAATTAAAATTGCCAAAATAGATCTTACCCGTGAGGATCTTATGAATTCTCCTTATTATTACGTACAGAATGGTGATGAAATCTATCTGAATACAAGAGCGAAAAGCTTGAACGGATTTGGAAAAGATCCTATTCAGACTTTAACTACAGGTGTTTCGGTAATTACTACTGCGTTGTCGATTTATTTACTTCTAAAAAATCTTTAA
- a CDS encoding formimidoylglutamase: protein MDFEDFIISPRNFKTESWQIGSRITKVIREDSIVLLFVSDYRGAGGDAEVQDFTAVRKEFYKLSQMDFEIPVVDLGDLVSGKSVQDTHYILQEVLSACHYKRAIPVIIGGSNDFAFSLFSALNFHNKSINYTQISNIISLQQGETINEYTFLSKIFGAKNFSIRNYHHLGYQKHLNEMDSVRLIKEVEFDIIRLAEMMNSTEKTEPFFRKADLVTLNCDAVESFSEPFSMNPQVNGLNRREICAYMKEIGLSENLKSVGIFNYNIYSENQLNHQLLAQMLWYLIEGINIQHTHPKERHYELFYVLIDDRQYAFKRDTFSNLWYFGDDENIENCIPCSRKDFDEAKKGWLNARLTKI, encoded by the coding sequence ATGGATTTTGAAGACTTTATCATTTCACCAAGAAATTTCAAAACAGAAAGCTGGCAGATAGGAAGTCGGATTACAAAAGTTATCAGGGAAGACAGTATTGTGCTGTTATTTGTTTCTGATTACAGAGGAGCGGGCGGGGACGCAGAAGTGCAGGATTTCACGGCAGTAAGAAAGGAATTTTATAAACTTTCGCAGATGGACTTCGAAATTCCTGTTGTAGATCTTGGCGATCTGGTATCGGGGAAATCTGTTCAGGATACCCATTATATCCTGCAGGAAGTACTGTCGGCATGCCATTATAAAAGAGCAATTCCTGTGATCATCGGAGGTTCCAATGATTTTGCTTTTTCATTATTTTCTGCACTGAATTTTCACAACAAAAGCATCAATTATACCCAGATCAGTAATATCATTTCTCTTCAACAGGGAGAAACGATCAATGAATATACCTTTTTAAGCAAGATTTTCGGAGCCAAGAATTTCTCCATTAGAAATTATCATCATCTGGGTTATCAGAAACACCTCAATGAGATGGATTCCGTAAGATTGATCAAAGAAGTGGAGTTTGATATTATCCGTCTTGCAGAAATGATGAATTCTACTGAAAAAACAGAGCCTTTCTTCAGAAAAGCAGATCTGGTGACGCTAAATTGCGATGCTGTTGAGAGCTTCAGTGAACCTTTTTCTATGAATCCGCAGGTCAATGGTTTAAACAGAAGAGAAATCTGTGCTTATATGAAAGAGATCGGCCTCAGTGAAAACCTGAAATCCGTAGGGATCTTTAATTATAATATTTATTCGGAAAATCAGCTGAACCATCAGCTTTTAGCACAGATGCTCTGGTATCTGATCGAAGGAATCAATATCCAGCATACCCATCCGAAAGAAAGACATTATGAATTGTTTTATGTCCTGATTGATGACAGGCAATACGCATTCAAGCGTGATACTTTCAGCAATCTGTGGTATTTTGGTGATGACGAAAATATAGAGAACTGTATTCCGTGTTCCAGAAAAGACTTTGATGAAGCTAAAAAAGGCTGGCTGAATGCACGACTGACGAAAATTTAA
- a CDS encoding glycosyltransferase family 4 protein, with amino-acid sequence MKNFELFLSGSGIPIFYVKVGLSFVFSFLITFFSIPTIVKISRRKNLMDEPGIRSSHLRKIPNLGGIAIFYSIGICASIFAYELFDLYKFLFASFIILLYVGVMDDIVVMRAYKKLVAQIVVSSLVVIGSDIRIRSLFGIFGVYELGYFVSVLFSIITFIILINAFNLIDGIDGLAGGYSVICSALFGISYYRLGEYNYPLVVLSVIIIGTVLAFLYYNLSNYRTNKIFMGDTGSMLLGFLLAFTSICFIDIFIDKKLIDVPRYHLQSAPVVAVAILILPIVDTLNVIMVRLYNKKSPFDADKNHIHHKLLKLDLTHRRSTFYIILYYLMIVAVAYYFRHINVNLLLLIVVALGFFGAYLPDLLYRLRNNKN; translated from the coding sequence ATGAAAAATTTTGAATTGTTCTTAAGCGGGTCGGGGATACCTATTTTCTATGTGAAGGTAGGATTGAGTTTCGTGTTCTCCTTTTTAATTACTTTTTTCTCTATTCCTACTATCGTAAAGATTTCCAGAAGAAAAAATCTTATGGATGAGCCGGGAATAAGAAGTTCTCACCTTAGAAAAATTCCCAATCTGGGAGGTATTGCCATATTTTATTCCATCGGGATCTGTGCATCTATCTTTGCGTACGAGCTTTTTGATCTCTATAAGTTTCTGTTTGCTTCGTTTATTATCCTGCTGTATGTAGGAGTAATGGATGATATTGTTGTGATGAGGGCTTATAAGAAGCTGGTTGCACAAATTGTGGTGTCTTCATTGGTGGTGATCGGTTCAGATATCAGGATCAGAAGCTTATTCGGGATATTCGGGGTGTATGAGCTGGGGTATTTTGTAAGTGTCCTTTTCAGCATCATTACTTTTATTATCCTGATCAATGCTTTCAATCTTATTGACGGTATAGATGGGCTGGCCGGAGGATATTCGGTGATCTGCAGTGCCTTGTTCGGGATAAGTTATTACAGGTTGGGGGAGTACAATTATCCTTTGGTAGTGCTGTCTGTGATTATTATAGGAACTGTACTGGCATTTTTGTATTACAATCTTTCAAATTACAGGACCAATAAAATATTTATGGGAGACACCGGCTCTATGCTGCTGGGTTTCTTGCTGGCCTTTACTTCTATTTGTTTTATTGATATTTTTATTGATAAAAAACTGATTGACGTGCCGAGATACCATCTGCAGTCTGCACCTGTGGTAGCAGTTGCCATTCTTATTCTTCCGATTGTAGATACCCTGAACGTGATTATGGTGAGGCTTTATAATAAAAAATCACCATTTGATGCGGATAAGAACCATATTCACCATAAACTTCTGAAATTAGATCTTACGCACAGGAGATCTACCTTTTACATCATTCTCTATTATCTGATGATCGTAGCAGTTGCTTATTATTTCAGACACATTAATGTAAACTTGCTTCTTTTAATTGTTGTAGCACTGGGTTTTTTCGGGGCCTATCTCCCGGATTTGCTATATCGGTTAAGAAATAACAAAAATTAA
- a CDS encoding glycosyltransferase family 2 protein produces MTQVPSKVSIIVPVYNVENYLTKCLDSLIGQSLQDIEIIVVNDGSKDKSEEIIQQYAQQYPEKIKAFNKENGGLSDARNFGIDKATGDYIGFVDSDDYVTETMFEEMHLLAEKHQAKMVICNIRKVDENGKVTQKLTQLPNMPERIILENNFSVFADVSYFACNKLFKKELFDQKRFKKGVHFEDIQLIPQLLLECDAIAQTQNYHYQYLERSDSITRTHTEKGLDMLKAVMDVEQAFGESKYSHKKEELKNFQIFEGVYSFLAYLAFVKKEDLFYKMSDELSAFMRERQIKIQDILNYSRFGKNYLLSLPLKKKIFYLLFFAGQKKLIRKLI; encoded by the coding sequence ATGACACAAGTTCCCTCAAAAGTTTCCATCATTGTTCCCGTTTATAATGTCGAAAATTATCTGACAAAATGCCTCGATTCTCTCATTGGGCAGAGTCTGCAGGATATTGAAATCATTGTGGTGAATGATGGAAGTAAAGATAAATCTGAAGAAATTATTCAACAATATGCTCAGCAGTATCCTGAGAAAATAAAAGCCTTCAATAAAGAGAACGGGGGCTTAAGTGATGCCCGTAATTTCGGAATTGACAAGGCAACGGGAGATTATATAGGTTTTGTGGATAGTGACGATTATGTGACGGAGACGATGTTTGAAGAAATGCATCTTCTGGCTGAAAAACATCAGGCTAAAATGGTCATCTGCAACATCCGGAAAGTAGATGAAAACGGAAAGGTTACCCAAAAACTGACCCAGTTACCCAATATGCCGGAGCGTATTATCCTTGAAAATAATTTTTCGGTTTTTGCCGATGTCAGTTATTTTGCCTGTAATAAACTGTTTAAAAAAGAGCTTTTTGATCAGAAAAGATTCAAGAAAGGCGTTCATTTTGAAGATATACAGCTGATTCCTCAGCTATTGCTGGAGTGTGATGCCATTGCACAGACCCAGAACTACCATTATCAGTACCTGGAGCGTTCAGATTCCATTACCCGGACTCACACAGAGAAAGGGCTTGATATGCTGAAGGCGGTAATGGATGTAGAACAGGCTTTTGGCGAATCAAAATATTCCCACAAAAAAGAAGAACTGAAAAATTTTCAGATATTTGAAGGGGTCTATTCTTTCCTGGCATATCTGGCGTTTGTGAAAAAAGAGGACTTATTTTACAAAATGTCAGATGAGCTGTCTGCTTTCATGAGAGAAAGACAAATAAAAATTCAAGATATATTGAACTATAGTCGTTTTGGTAAAAATTATCTTTTATCTTTGCCATTGAAAAAAAAGATTTTTTATCTGTTATTTTTTGCCGGACAGAAAAAACTGATAAGAAAATTAATATAA